GTCTCCTCGTCGAGGACCTTCTTGAGCAGTTCGACGGCGAGGCGGTTCACGAGCAGGCCGAAGACGCGTTCGATGAACTCCTCGGGCGTCGAGCCGCACAGGCGGCTCACCAGGCCGCAGAGGCGCCTCGCCGCCCGGGCGTCCCAGCGGGTGAAGAGGCCGCGGCAGTGCAGGAGGTCGGTGGGCGTGAGGGCGCAGCGCTGGACGATGTACTGCTCCTCCAGCCGCGCGACGGGCAGCAGGTCCACGTGGGCGCAGGCGGTGCGCTCCGCGAGCTCGGCGAGCGAGTGCGGGCGCTGGCCCAGGAGGGCCAGGAGGCGCGCCTCGTCGGACCCCGCGGCCAGCCCGTCCACGCGCCCCGTGAGCGCGAGGAGTTCGAGCGGGCGGCTCGATCCCTCGAAGTCGTCGAGACGGGCCTCGACGTAGTCCAGGGCCTCCGGCGTGCCGGCGTGCTCGGCGGCGAGCCAGGCCACGGGCGCGACGCGCGTGGGCCCAATCGAGAGCTGGCCGCGCTCGCAGGCGATCAGGCTGTCGCCGCCGAGGCCGACGGTGCGCATGTCGAGCGCCTGCACGTGGGTCTGCCAGCCGCCCACGCGCGCCCCGCTCGGCGCGGTGTGCACGCGGCCGTCGCTCACCGCGGCGGTGTCGGTGGTGGTGCCGCCCACGTCCACCACGAGCGCCGAGTCGCACTGCGTGAGGTAACAGGCGCCGGCCACGCTGGCGGCGGGGCCGGAGAGGATGGTCTCGATGGGCCGCTCGAGCGCGGCCTGGGCGCTGAGGAGGGTGCCGTCGCCCTTCACGACCATGACGGGCGCGCGGATGCCGCGGGCCGCGAGCGCCGCGTCGGCGTCGCGCAGGAATCGCCAGAGCAGCGGGATGATGCGGGCGTTGAGCACGGCCGTGGTGGCCCTGGTGCGGAAGTTGAGCAGGGCCGAGAGCTCGTGCCCGCAGGTGACGGCGAGGCCCGTGGCCTCGGCCACCGCCGCCTTCACCTGGCGCTCGTGACCGGGGTTCACGGTGCTGGCGTAGCCCGAGACGGCGAAGGCTCCCACGCCGTGCCGCGCCACCATTTCGGCGGCGACACGCCCCACCTCGGCAGGATCCACGGGCTCCAGTTCACGGCCGTCAATCTCCAGCCGCCCGGCGATCGCGGCCTTCGGCTCGTGGGGGATGTCGGACGGCTCGAGGAGGCCGTACGGCGGCATCAGGAGGAGGCCCACCTTCTGCCCGCGCCCCTCGACGATGGCGTTGGTGGCCAGCGTGGTCGAGATGGCCACGAGGTCCACCCGCTCGAGTGCCTCGGGCTCCAGCCCGGCCAGCGCGTTGCCGATGCCCACCGTGTGGTCCCACTTGGTCGTGAGGGCCTTGCTCTTGCCGAGCACGGCCCGCGACGCGAAGTCGTAGAGCACGGCGTCGGTGTAGGTGCCGCCGGCGTCAATGCCCAGGCCGAGGCGAGCCGTGGCCGCGGAGCGCGGATGGCGGCTTGCGGGCCGGGAGCGAGGCCGGCCCGCCCCGCCGTCGCGGCGCGCCGTGGCGAGGGGCACGGCCTTG
The DNA window shown above is from Planctomycetota bacterium and carries:
- a CDS encoding DUF1638 domain-containing protein; amino-acid sequence: MAESKRAHVIACGVLAIDIRALAAKLGIGVTTEFFEGGLHDRPTELRRRLQAAIDAASARRECSRIVIGYGVCGRGTVGLRARGVPLVLPKAHDCIALFLGSDAAYRREFWRVPGTYYISAGWFEEKVQPRAQRRARGRAERRADSAELAAKYGDENAQAIVEFLNSWQKNYKRAAFIDTGSAGRARYAAHARAMAQEFGWRYEELPGNLGLLEKLLTAEATTDEVLVVPPSHVTAFDAAEGALKAVPLATARRDGGAGRPRSRPASRHPRSAATARLGLGIDAGGTYTDAVLYDFASRAVLGKSKALTTKWDHTVGIGNALAGLEPEALERVDLVAISTTLATNAIVEGRGQKVGLLLMPPYGLLEPSDIPHEPKAAIAGRLEIDGRELEPVDPAEVGRVAAEMVARHGVGAFAVSGYASTVNPGHERQVKAAVAEATGLAVTCGHELSALLNFRTRATTAVLNARIIPLLWRFLRDADAALAARGIRAPVMVVKGDGTLLSAQAALERPIETILSGPAASVAGACYLTQCDSALVVDVGGTTTDTAAVSDGRVHTAPSGARVGGWQTHVQALDMRTVGLGGDSLIACERGQLSIGPTRVAPVAWLAAEHAGTPEALDYVEARLDDFEGSSRPLELLALTGRVDGLAAGSDEARLLALLGQRPHSLAELAERTACAHVDLLPVARLEEQYIVQRCALTPTDLLHCRGLFTRWDARAARRLCGLVSRLCGSTPEEFIERVFGLLVNRLAVELLKKVLDEETNPDAMDDCPACQALVRNLLGEGNGGFALRLALHRPVIGLGAPVHLFLPQAARRLGAEAIIPPHADVANAIGAITSRVVVARQARIEPNAAGGYAVHGLPETRDFDRLDAAHAYAAGELERAVRQQARLAGTAADRVELDAHDRISNAADGTEIFLERVLTAHVAGPPDLARPQRAAREG